A region of the bacterium genome:
ATAAAGGGTGAACGGAAATTACAAGAATACTTAGTTAACGAAATTCAAGAAGTCTATCGCCTACAAGGGGTAAATATTAACGATAAACATATTGAGGTGATTATCCGCCAGATGCTGCGTAAATTAGAAGTAACAGATGTAGGTGATACAACATTTTTATTAGGTGAGCAAGTAGATAAATTCAAATTTGCTCAAATAAATGAAACAATACTCGCTAAAGGGAAAAAGCCAGCACAGGCGAGACCTATTTTACTCGGTATCACTAAAGCCTCTTTATCTACGGATAGTTTTATCTCTGCCGCATCCTTCCAGGAAACAACAAAAGTTCTCACCGAATCGGCTATTCAGGGTAGAATAGACCACTTACGGGGATTAAAGGAAAATGTAGTCATCGGACGACTTATCCCCGCAGGCACAGGAGTCCCTAAATATCACAAGATAGAAGTTGCTGTCCCTGCCCCAGTTCAAGAAGAAGAAATGGGGAACTATTCAGCCACTGATTAACACGGATTAGCACGGATAAATACAGAGGTCAGAGGAGAGATGAGAAAGGGGGAAACGGAGAAGGAAAGGAGACACGAGGCACTATAGCAGTTATTAGTCAAAACTTTACTCAGAGTGGATAAGTAAAAAAAATCCCAAATCCCAAGCACCAAATCTCAAATAAACACCAAATTCCGCATACCAAAAAGCGAATTATATCAATTCTATAAAGTTTTTGCCTCTTTGTCAACACGAATGCACACGAATAAGAAGCAAATATTCCCCCTTAATAAAGGGGGTTAGGGGGTTGTTGACCTATAGGCGTTAAGATATAAGGCTTATTAAAGAGGTAGAAATTAACTAAAATTGATATTAGAGATTAGTGAATTAGAGATTAGATTTTACTAATTCGCTAATTCGCTTAATTCACTAATTCACTAAATGGAATTTGGAATTTGTGATTTGGAATTTCATAGCCATATCTATGTCAAATTTCGATTAATAAGTGCTATATATGAAATTGGCAAATATCAAGGTTGGTCTATTGATAAATTTCAATGTGGAAAGATTGAAAAAAGGCATAAAGAGATTTGTTCTGTCCAATCTTCGTGTCCTTCGTGCTCTTCGTGGTGAATAGTTACGTTTAAGACAAAAATGATTAAAGACCTCCTGACCTGCTGGCTGAAATTAATCCACTCACAAACCCTAAATTCCAATAGATAATAGTCATAACCAATAATCTGGTAAATTGTAATGTCTTTTTCATTGACTTTGTCTTTAGTAAAAACCAGAGACTAAAGGCCACAAAACACAAAAGACCAAAGACCAAAGGCCAATGACCAATGACCAATGACCACAGACTACTCAAGGCTAATATCAGTAAAAAAAGTGGCTCATAGTGTATCAATCTAAAAACCCCATATTTTTTTACCAAAAATCCCTGTGCCCAGCCATAATTCTTCATCATTTGACAAAATTCCCGTAAATTGTCAGGTCGGTAGTGATAAACGATTGCCTGTGGATTATATTTTAGTTTATATTTTTTTAGTTTCTTTATGCGATAATCAAATTCTACATCCTCACCAGGCCATAATCCTTCTAAAAATCCCCCCAGTTTATCAAATATTTCTTTTTTATACATGACATTACAACTGGGATTATGTTTAGTTTCTATCATTGTTTTTTGGGCTTTAATATAATCAGTTACAAATCCAACTGTTTTTAAAAACCCCTGCACTATTTTCCCAAACTCACTTTCATCATCAGGTGATTGTTGGTCGCCTCCTACACCGACTACAGAATCTTCATCAAACCCTTTTAATAACTCCTTTAGCCATTCTGGGTGAACTATGCAATCTGCATCAGTAAAGGCAAGATAGTCTCCTTTTGCCTGTTTGATACCCAAATTCCTAGAACTGGCTGGACCAACGCCTGATGTTTTCATAGTCTGGATACCTTCATATGAGCTCAAGATTTCTTGTGTTTTATCGGATGAATTATCATCTATGACGATGATTTCATAATTAGTGTAGTTTAGATTTTTTAAGGAATCTAAACATTTCTTAATCGTCTTTTCACCATTTTTGACTGGAATTATTATTGAAATAAATTGGTTCATTTTCGATTTTTGACTTCTGTCTTCTTATTTTCTCAACTGCTTAACTTCTTATCTTCTTATTCTCTCATCTTCTGTCTTTAGTCTATGGTCTATGGTCTTCAAATATTCTTCCTCAACTATCTGTGCATGCTTTTGCCAGGTATATCTATCTTTTACCAAATGATACGCATTAAACCCCATCTCTTCAGCTTTGTCTTTATTTAAAAGTAAATATTCTAATCCCTCGGATAGTAATTCTATATCTTTTGGTGGAATTACTATGCCTGCTTTATATCTTTTTACATTCTCAGCTACGCCGACAATATCGGTTACTATAACTGGTTTTTTACAAGCCATAGCCTCCAGGGCAACTAATCCAAAACCCTCTTGTGTAGAGGAAATCGAAGGAAGGACAAAGACATCACAGAGATTATAATATTTAACTACTTGTTCATTATCTAATCTTCCTAAAAAAACAACCTTTTCTTCTATTCCGTTTTCCTTAACGAATCTTTTATAATCATATATCAGCTCGCCCTCTCCACCGACATATAGCTTTAAAGGTATCTTAGGTGCAATTCTTTTAATGGCTTTCAAAAGGAAATCCAACCCCTTATAAAGATGGAATCTATCTAAGCGGCTTAAGAAAAAGATAATATTTTCCTCATTTTTGGGTAGATTTAAGGGCTTAAATCTATCTAAATCTACGCCGGGTGGGGTGATAACAATCTTATCCTTAAATGACTTCAAGAAAGGTGATGTTTTAAGATAATTTTCATGGGTGATAAATATTTTCTTTGCTCTCCTCAGAAGAAACCTTAAAAGGGCAAAATTGTATGTCTTCGCAATAAGTTTATTTATGCCTATTCCGGTAATGTCGTTATAATAAGTCAGGAATAGCGGTTTATTTTTCATCAAGGCAGCTATAGCACTCATATCCGCACTCCAGGGATGAGGGAGATGGGTGTGGACAACATCAAAATCCTCTTTCATTAATTCCATAATTAAGGAAAGGGTAATATTGGTATTAGCCATCTTACCAATATAGGGAAGTCTTCTGACCTCTATATGTTCAATAATACCATCACCTACATCCGGCTCATTGGCACAGATAACTTTTACATAGTGTCCTTTTTTTGCCAGTTCCCTACATAAATAAAAGGCTACTTGTTCTGTCCCACCTATGTAAGGATAAAATCGCGGTGGTGTTTGAATAATTTTCATAGATTTTTGTTCCTTGAAGTAAGTAAATAATTAATAAAACTCCAGGCACCTCTTATTTTGCGATACAAATCTCTAATATCTTTGGTCTTAAGAAGAAATTTCCACATATACCCTGGCCGAAAATAAAAGGATTTCAGCCCCTTATCCACATAATCATTAATTTCTTTACTGCTTAGCCCTGGATAATCAACTATGCCTGATTGTTCGCCTTCTTTCAGCCAGTCTGTCCATGACTTTGGCTTAAGTAGTCCTTGAGATTGACAGAAATTATAAT
Encoded here:
- a CDS encoding glycosyltransferase gives rise to the protein MKIIQTPPRFYPYIGGTEQVAFYLCRELAKKGHYVKVICANEPDVGDGIIEHIEVRRLPYIGKMANTNITLSLIMELMKEDFDVVHTHLPHPWSADMSAIAALMKNKPLFLTYYNDITGIGINKLIAKTYNFALLRFLLRRAKKIFITHENYLKTSPFLKSFKDKIVITPPGVDLDRFKPLNLPKNEENIIFFLSRLDRFHLYKGLDFLLKAIKRIAPKIPLKLYVGGEGELIYDYKRFVKENGIEEKVVFLGRLDNEQVVKYYNLCDVFVLPSISSTQEGFGLVALEAMACKKPVIVTDIVGVAENVKRYKAGIVIPPKDIELLSEGLEYLLLNKDKAEEMGFNAYHLVKDRYTWQKHAQIVEEEYLKTIDHRLKTEDERIRR
- a CDS encoding glycosyltransferase, giving the protein MNQFISIIIPVKNGEKTIKKCLDSLKNLNYTNYEIIVIDDNSSDKTQEILSSYEGIQTMKTSGVGPASSRNLGIKQAKGDYLAFTDADCIVHPEWLKELLKGFDEDSVVGVGGDQQSPDDESEFGKIVQGFLKTVGFVTDYIKAQKTMIETKHNPSCNVMYKKEIFDKLGGFLEGLWPGEDVEFDYRIKKLKKYKLKYNPQAIVYHYRPDNLREFCQMMKNYGWAQGFLVKKYGVFRLIHYEPLFLLILALSSLWSLVIGHWPLVFGLLCFVAFSLWFLLKTKSMKKTLQFTRLLVMTIIYWNLGFVSGLISASRSGGL